In Armatimonadota bacterium, a single genomic region encodes these proteins:
- a CDS encoding DUF1501 domain-containing protein produces MDQREFLETITRRTFFKKVGYGLGNVALATMLADPAFAAFADQQKGRKDPMSPKRPHFKPKAKSIIYLFMAGAPSQLDLFDYKPVLNKFDGDFCPDEYIKGERFPFIREKPRLLGSPHSFAQHGKSGQMMSTMLPHLAEIADDISVIRTMHTDQFNHAPAQLLMNTGFQVPGRPSIGSWLTYGLGSENADLPGFVVLLSGINNPDGGKSCYGSGFLPSVYQGVEFRSSGEPVLFVDNPEGVSSEIRRDSLDAIRDLNSLRSKEVLDPEIETRIAQYELAYRMQTSVPDLMDISKEPKAIQEEYGVEPGKRSFANNCLLARRMVERGVRCIQLYHRGWDHHGDSEGNDLKHGLPDMCRQIDKAAATLIKDLKRRGLLDETIVVWGGEFGRTPMIEARGGVKFPGRDHHPKAYSMFVAGGGFKSGVSYGKTDELGYNPVEDPVHVHDLNATLLHLMGLEHTQLTYKYQGRNFRLTDVSGDVLTKLIR; encoded by the coding sequence ATGGACCAACGCGAATTCCTCGAAACCATCACCCGGCGCACCTTTTTCAAAAAGGTTGGCTATGGGCTGGGAAATGTCGCCTTGGCGACCATGCTTGCCGATCCTGCCTTCGCCGCCTTTGCCGATCAGCAAAAGGGGCGAAAAGATCCAATGTCGCCCAAACGACCCCATTTCAAGCCAAAAGCGAAGTCGATCATCTACCTGTTTATGGCCGGCGCACCATCTCAGCTTGATCTCTTTGACTACAAACCGGTCCTAAACAAATTCGACGGCGACTTCTGTCCTGACGAGTACATCAAGGGCGAGCGGTTCCCGTTCATCCGCGAGAAGCCACGGCTTCTTGGCTCACCTCACTCGTTTGCCCAGCACGGAAAGTCGGGACAGATGATGTCCACGATGCTCCCCCATCTTGCCGAAATAGCGGATGACATCAGCGTTATACGCACGATGCACACAGATCAGTTCAACCACGCTCCTGCGCAGTTGCTGATGAACACAGGTTTCCAAGTACCGGGAAGGCCCTCAATTGGATCCTGGCTGACGTATGGCCTCGGCTCGGAAAATGCGGACTTGCCTGGATTTGTCGTCCTTCTGAGCGGAATCAACAATCCCGACGGAGGAAAGTCGTGCTACGGCAGCGGATTCTTGCCTTCCGTCTATCAAGGTGTTGAGTTCCGTTCCTCAGGCGAACCAGTCCTCTTCGTGGACAATCCCGAAGGGGTCTCGTCGGAGATTCGCCGTGACTCGCTCGATGCAATTCGTGACCTCAATAGCTTGCGCTCCAAGGAGGTTCTGGATCCCGAGATTGAGACTCGAATTGCCCAGTACGAGCTTGCCTACCGAATGCAGACCAGCGTTCCTGATCTCATGGACATCAGCAAAGAGCCGAAGGCGATTCAGGAAGAGTATGGCGTCGAACCAGGCAAGCGATCCTTTGCCAACAACTGTCTGCTCGCCCGCAGAATGGTTGAGCGTGGTGTTCGTTGTATTCAGCTCTACCACCGAGGCTGGGATCACCACGGAGACAGCGAAGGTAACGACCTGAAGCACGGTCTTCCGGACATGTGCCGCCAGATCGATAAGGCTGCGGCGACCCTGATAAAAGATCTTAAGCGGCGCGGATTACTTGATGAAACCATCGTCGTCTGGGGTGGCGAATTTGGGCGAACACCGATGATCGAAGCTCGCGGCGGAGTCAAGTTCCCTGGGCGAGACCACCATCCGAAGGCGTACAGTATGTTTGTTGCCGGTGGCGGCTTCAAGTCTGGAGTGTCTTACGGCAAAACCGACGAACTTGGCTATAACCCCGTCGAGGACCCCGTTCACGTCCACGATCTAAACGCAACCCTTCTCCACCTCATGGGCCTAGAGCACACGCAGTTGACCTACAAGTACCAGGGCAGAAACTTCAGGCTCACGGATGTCAGTGGGGATGTTTTGACGAAACTAATCCGGTAG
- a CDS encoding acyltransferase, translating into MSSEGLATTERPGRSTKFCPQLTSARFFAAAVVVLYHYHKELSPLMPDGSATVFRNLIDRGFVGVTFFFVLSGYILSLNYLDKFKSKAVSLSSFFVARFARIYPLYIASVIFCIPYVFTNPALSPHGQDIINLRAHPFSASLMYLLGAESHWPAEVGRLTVLPSWSISTEFFFYLLFPAFAWLVARLTRRHAQVGLVLVALWSLAIAVVFQFAALSKVLFFIPPERVAVINDFVFQKMSSGIHSNWPLFAIGMLTYKGFEGELSPVMRKWLPRLLLFFWITTPVWYALQPRFIFSDMFFMTKLFDSLPLCVLTIMWLHKGSGSLHSWLGNKTLVLLGEISFALYLVHSPVRLAGRFFVAQRLGIQEASPLFYVPMWAISLLLSWVAWKYIEVPARSAILGAWKRKQAERQPSTV; encoded by the coding sequence CTGAGCTCGGAAGGACTAGCCACCACCGAAAGACCGGGTAGATCAACGAAGTTCTGCCCACAGCTAACGTCAGCTCGGTTCTTTGCCGCAGCTGTCGTTGTGCTTTATCACTACCACAAAGAGCTTTCGCCTCTGATGCCAGATGGTTCAGCGACGGTGTTCCGGAACCTTATTGATCGTGGCTTTGTGGGAGTCACGTTTTTCTTTGTACTGAGTGGCTACATTCTTTCGCTCAACTACCTCGATAAGTTCAAGTCCAAAGCTGTCAGCCTGTCGTCATTTTTCGTTGCGCGTTTTGCTAGGATCTATCCGCTGTACATCGCTTCGGTCATCTTCTGCATCCCATACGTTTTCACAAATCCCGCCCTTTCCCCTCACGGGCAGGATATTATCAACCTCCGTGCACACCCGTTTTCTGCTTCCCTGATGTATTTATTGGGAGCTGAGTCTCACTGGCCCGCCGAGGTCGGACGATTAACAGTTCTTCCATCGTGGTCAATCAGCACCGAGTTTTTTTTCTATCTACTCTTCCCTGCTTTTGCTTGGCTTGTGGCCCGGTTAACGCGTCGTCACGCTCAGGTTGGCCTTGTCCTCGTCGCTCTTTGGTCTCTGGCGATAGCTGTCGTTTTTCAGTTCGCTGCGCTTTCAAAAGTTCTCTTCTTCATCCCTCCCGAACGGGTCGCGGTGATCAACGATTTTGTGTTCCAAAAAATGTCCTCGGGAATCCATTCCAACTGGCCTCTATTTGCGATTGGGATGCTGACTTACAAAGGCTTTGAAGGGGAGCTGTCTCCTGTAATGCGAAAGTGGTTGCCCCGACTTCTACTTTTCTTCTGGATCACGACGCCGGTTTGGTACGCCTTACAGCCAAGGTTTATCTTCAGCGATATGTTCTTTATGACAAAGCTGTTTGATTCACTTCCTCTCTGCGTGCTCACGATCATGTGGTTGCATAAAGGTAGCGGAAGTTTGCACTCTTGGCTCGGGAACAAGACCCTCGTCCTGCTGGGAGAAATCAGTTTTGCCCTGTACTTAGTTCATTCGCCGGTACGGCTTGCGGGGAGGTTTTTCGTAGCCCAACGACTGGGGATTCAGGAGGCCTCTCCATTGTTTTACGTTCCCATGTGGGCCATCTCACTTCTGCTATCTTGGGTCGCCTGGAAGTACATCGAAGTACCTGCCCGCAGCGCGATCCTCGGGGCGTGGAAGCGAAAGCAAGCCGAGAGACAGCCCTCGACGGTATAA
- a CDS encoding biotin carboxylase N-terminal domain-containing protein, with product MKIKKLLVANRGEIAVRVFRTAKAMGIPTVAVYSDADKDGIHVSLADEAIHIGGSAPSESYLRIDAILDACAQTGADAVHPGYGFLSERDEFSEACERAGIKFLGPPAEAMRRLGGKIEAKTLAVESEVPITPGFFEPGATDTALQAAADKIGYPVMLKASAGGGGRGMRIVRTPAEFSDALALAKDEAAKGFGDDAMMVEKLVVDPRHIEVQFVADSHGQVACLFERECSIQRRHQKLVEEAPSALPLNPPKSFDWDAMQQSVRRLALAAGYVGAGTAEFMVDRETGEFYFLEVNARLQVEHPVTEAITGLDLVELQIRVAQGEKLDIDPRLINGDRAALNGHSIEVRIVAEDPAAGFMPSIGKIIGWAEPRHPGIRFDTGFAAGKEVSRFYDSMIAKVIAHGPTREAARKRLIAALHDFHVLGVKTNVGYLIDVLEHPGFLAGTIDTGFLAREFADWTPPAPPSELALIAEKATGQAQTKIEGNSAKGAWAQADGWRVFALK from the coding sequence ATGAAGATTAAGAAGCTGCTTGTCGCTAACCGGGGAGAAATCGCAGTTCGAGTGTTTCGAACTGCAAAAGCGATGGGAATTCCAACCGTCGCGGTGTACTCCGATGCCGACAAAGACGGCATTCATGTCAGCCTCGCCGACGAAGCCATCCACATCGGTGGCTCAGCACCTTCCGAAAGCTATCTTCGGATCGACGCGATTCTTGACGCATGTGCTCAAACCGGCGCCGACGCAGTTCACCCTGGCTACGGATTCCTCTCTGAGCGTGACGAATTCAGCGAGGCCTGCGAACGAGCCGGGATCAAGTTCTTAGGACCACCCGCCGAGGCAATGCGGCGGTTAGGCGGGAAAATCGAAGCAAAAACTCTTGCCGTCGAAAGTGAAGTGCCAATCACTCCCGGTTTCTTCGAACCAGGTGCAACCGACACCGCCCTACAAGCCGCCGCAGACAAGATTGGCTACCCCGTTATGCTAAAGGCGTCGGCCGGTGGCGGAGGGCGTGGGATGCGAATCGTTCGGACTCCCGCTGAGTTCTCAGACGCGCTCGCTCTTGCCAAAGACGAAGCCGCCAAAGGCTTCGGCGACGATGCGATGATGGTCGAAAAACTCGTCGTCGATCCTCGGCATATCGAAGTTCAGTTCGTGGCCGATTCCCACGGTCAAGTAGCCTGCTTGTTCGAGCGAGAATGCTCGATCCAACGGCGGCACCAAAAGCTTGTCGAAGAGGCCCCCTCGGCACTTCCGCTCAATCCGCCGAAGAGTTTCGACTGGGATGCGATGCAGCAATCTGTACGGCGGCTGGCTCTCGCGGCTGGGTACGTTGGAGCGGGAACCGCGGAATTCATGGTGGACCGAGAGACCGGCGAGTTCTACTTCCTTGAAGTCAATGCCCGCCTCCAAGTCGAGCACCCAGTTACCGAAGCCATCACCGGTCTGGATCTCGTTGAACTTCAAATCAGAGTCGCACAAGGCGAGAAGCTGGATATCGATCCGCGACTTATCAACGGTGACCGAGCCGCATTGAATGGACACTCGATCGAAGTCCGCATCGTCGCCGAGGACCCCGCGGCTGGATTCATGCCGTCCATCGGCAAAATTATCGGCTGGGCTGAGCCGCGCCACCCAGGGATTCGGTTCGACACTGGCTTTGCCGCTGGAAAGGAAGTCTCTCGATTCTATGACTCGATGATCGCAAAGGTGATCGCCCACGGTCCAACCCGCGAAGCCGCTCGAAAGCGACTCATTGCCGCATTGCACGATTTCCATGTCCTCGGAGTCAAAACCAACGTCGGCTACCTCATCGACGTGCTGGAGCATCCGGGATTTTTAGCCGGCACAATCGACACCGGTTTCCTTGCCCGCGAGTTCGCTGACTGGACTCCCCCTGCCCCACCCTCCGAACTCGCCCTCATCGCCGAGAAAGCCACTGGGCAGGCTCAAACGAAAATTGAAGGAAATAGCGCCAAAGGCGCATGGGCTCAGGCGGACGGTTGGCGAGTTTTCGCGCTAAAGTAG
- the clpX gene encoding ATP-dependent Clp protease ATP-binding subunit ClpX codes for MAKIPERRDQCCLCGKQKEQVRKLIVGLHGAVCIDCIDLCNDILHTDTEPRASGARAAAAAAAAPVAQPMAPVRSHSGVPKPREIVNYLDSYVVGQSHAKRALSVAVYNHFKRVSEKGKGNSDVELQKSNILMVGPTGSGKTLLAQTLAKMLNVPFAIADATALTEAGYVGEDVENILLKLWQAADAMDPNNTKELCERGIIYVDEIDKIGRKSDNPSITRDVSGEGVQQALLKILEGTTANVPPGGGRKHPQQEYMQIDTSNILFICAGAFEGIEDLIRRRMKDNTMGFRSNPSGKKEEVVDVLQGLLPEDLLKFGLIPEFIGRLPVIATLDVLDEDALIKILSEPRNAILKQYTRFFELDGVDLVVEPAALREVAREAMKRKTGARALRAIIEGVMMDVMYEVPSNEDIKRVILPAGIIDHNAHPILLSESDLLKAS; via the coding sequence ATGGCGAAGATTCCCGAACGAAGAGATCAATGTTGCCTCTGCGGCAAGCAGAAAGAGCAAGTACGAAAACTAATCGTCGGACTGCATGGCGCAGTCTGCATCGATTGTATTGACCTTTGCAACGACATCCTTCATACGGATACTGAACCTCGCGCTTCTGGTGCCAGAGCCGCCGCCGCGGCTGCAGCTGCTCCGGTGGCTCAGCCAATGGCCCCCGTCCGCTCGCATTCGGGCGTACCCAAGCCCCGCGAAATCGTTAACTACTTGGACTCCTATGTCGTCGGCCAAAGTCACGCCAAAAGAGCACTGTCCGTTGCGGTCTATAACCACTTTAAGCGCGTGAGCGAAAAGGGCAAGGGGAACAGCGATGTCGAGCTCCAGAAGAGCAACATCCTCATGGTCGGTCCTACCGGCTCAGGCAAGACTCTACTGGCTCAGACTTTGGCAAAAATGCTCAACGTCCCGTTTGCAATCGCAGACGCAACGGCTCTAACCGAAGCTGGCTATGTCGGCGAGGACGTTGAGAATATTCTTCTTAAGCTCTGGCAAGCCGCAGATGCAATGGATCCTAACAACACGAAGGAGCTTTGTGAGCGGGGCATCATTTACGTCGATGAAATCGATAAGATCGGGCGCAAGAGCGATAACCCGTCGATCACACGTGACGTCTCCGGCGAAGGCGTTCAGCAAGCACTCCTGAAAATCCTTGAAGGCACGACTGCAAATGTCCCCCCCGGAGGAGGCCGAAAGCACCCTCAGCAGGAGTACATGCAGATCGATACGTCGAACATCCTGTTCATCTGCGCCGGAGCTTTTGAAGGCATTGAAGACCTGATTCGTCGCCGAATGAAGGACAACACGATGGGCTTCCGCTCGAACCCGAGCGGTAAGAAGGAAGAAGTTGTCGACGTTTTGCAGGGACTGCTGCCAGAGGACTTGCTCAAGTTCGGCTTGATTCCAGAGTTCATCGGTCGACTCCCGGTCATCGCAACGCTCGACGTTCTGGACGAAGATGCCCTCATCAAGATTCTCAGCGAACCTCGCAATGCGATTCTCAAGCAGTACACCCGCTTCTTTGAACTCGATGGAGTCGATCTCGTGGTCGAGCCAGCCGCTCTTCGCGAAGTCGCCCGAGAGGCGATGAAGCGAAAGACGGGTGCCCGTGCGCTAAGAGCGATCATTGAAGGCGTCATGATGGACGTGATGTACGAAGTCCCTTCGAACGAGGACATCAAGCGAGTCATCCTCCCCGCTGGAATCATTGATCACAACGCTCACCCAATCCTGCTCAGTGAGTCAGATCTACTAAAGGCAAGCTAG
- a CDS encoding DinB family protein — protein sequence MSASIKQCTLDLLDSMGGFFARDLELLSEQQVMTSPGGAARRPIDYVHEVTIVNRGIACQLRGEDPNALFGAQDHDENKFIVAPASLTHADALEAFKSSVSEVRSVVEGMSEEDMLSTRESFFGPKPAYWVAQFVAIHTNYHNGQLNVVQGLGGDGKNNWF from the coding sequence ATGTCCGCATCGATCAAACAGTGCACTTTAGACCTTCTCGACTCCATGGGTGGCTTTTTCGCCCGGGATTTGGAATTGCTTTCGGAGCAGCAGGTGATGACCTCTCCGGGCGGAGCTGCTCGACGTCCGATTGACTATGTTCACGAGGTGACGATTGTGAACCGAGGAATTGCTTGTCAGCTTCGCGGCGAGGACCCAAATGCGCTTTTTGGTGCGCAGGATCACGACGAGAACAAGTTTATCGTCGCACCAGCGTCGCTCACTCACGCCGATGCCTTGGAAGCCTTTAAGTCATCCGTCTCCGAAGTTCGCAGTGTTGTCGAAGGAATGTCGGAGGAAGACATGCTCTCGACACGAGAATCATTCTTTGGCCCGAAGCCAGCATATTGGGTCGCCCAGTTTGTAGCGATCCACACCAACTATCACAACGGTCAGCTCAACGTGGTTCAGGGGTTGGGCGGCGATGGGAAGAATAACTGGTTCTGA
- a CDS encoding sugar phosphate isomerase/epimerase, with translation MLTTRTGGFPIGFRQGWTEWFKDLSGMLAFAKSENLAVVDLGGDARPHLSQVIGEGFRIGSIDLQAWQGLMATTPADLQKTLDTNAEYIAECCRHGAKNFFAVMLPADPGKPRQENLELLIPALNSLGKILDEHGGKLVIEGWPGPGALCCTPESYRQVLSATPQCIGVNFDPSHMIRMGIDPHRFLAEFADRVYHVHGKDCFIDREALQEYGWEQPATSAKSHDFGSAVWRYTIPGYGESNWPLIFSTLEKSGYQGAVSIELEDENFNGTEAGEKLGIRLGASILSAS, from the coding sequence ATGCTCACTACGCGCACCGGCGGATTTCCTATCGGCTTTCGACAAGGCTGGACTGAGTGGTTCAAAGATCTCTCGGGGATGCTTGCCTTTGCGAAGAGTGAGAATCTAGCAGTTGTGGATCTTGGTGGTGATGCACGGCCGCACCTATCGCAGGTAATTGGGGAGGGATTCCGAATCGGGTCCATCGATCTTCAGGCTTGGCAAGGATTGATGGCAACTACGCCAGCCGATCTGCAAAAGACTTTGGACACCAATGCCGAGTACATCGCCGAGTGCTGCAGGCATGGGGCTAAGAATTTTTTTGCCGTCATGTTGCCCGCTGACCCGGGTAAGCCCCGGCAAGAGAATCTGGAGCTTCTGATCCCGGCACTAAACTCGCTCGGAAAGATTCTCGATGAGCACGGTGGAAAGCTCGTGATTGAGGGATGGCCGGGGCCAGGGGCGCTTTGCTGTACTCCGGAGAGTTACCGCCAGGTGCTCTCGGCAACGCCGCAGTGCATTGGAGTCAACTTCGACCCGAGCCACATGATTCGGATGGGAATTGACCCCCACCGATTCCTCGCTGAGTTTGCCGATCGGGTGTATCACGTTCATGGGAAGGACTGCTTCATTGACCGCGAGGCTCTTCAGGAATACGGCTGGGAGCAGCCGGCGACCAGCGCAAAGAGCCACGACTTCGGCTCGGCGGTGTGGCGCTACACGATTCCTGGCTACGGAGAGTCCAACTGGCCGCTGATCTTTAGCACTTTGGAGAAGTCGGGTTACCAAGGCGCGGTGAGTATTGAGTTGGAAGATGAGAACTTCAACGGGACGGAGGCCGGCGAGAAGCTAGGCATCCGCCTTGGGGCCAGCATCCTCTCTGCTAGCTAG
- a CDS encoding ATP-dependent Clp protease proteolytic subunit, producing the protein MGIPYVIEQTARGERSYDIWSRLLKDRIIFLGTEVDDYIANLLVAQLLFLEKEDPDKDIDFYINSPGGSVTAGLAIYDCMQHIKCDVATICVGSAASMGAVLLAGGAAGKRYALKHSRIMIHQVSAGFRGTAADINVQAAEINRMMDSLMGILSHHTGKSEEEVRKDCDRDYFMSSPAAVEYGLIDKVLERAP; encoded by the coding sequence ATGGGAATTCCTTACGTCATCGAACAAACAGCACGCGGCGAGCGAAGTTACGACATCTGGTCGAGGCTTCTCAAAGACCGAATCATCTTCTTGGGAACCGAGGTTGACGACTACATCGCCAATCTCCTGGTCGCCCAGCTCCTATTTCTTGAAAAGGAAGATCCGGACAAGGATATTGATTTCTACATCAACTCACCAGGCGGATCGGTAACTGCCGGTCTTGCAATATACGACTGCATGCAGCACATCAAATGCGATGTAGCAACGATTTGTGTCGGCTCCGCAGCTTCAATGGGAGCAGTTTTGCTCGCAGGTGGCGCGGCTGGCAAGCGTTATGCATTGAAGCATTCACGCATCATGATCCACCAGGTTTCGGCGGGCTTCCGAGGAACTGCAGCAGACATCAATGTCCAAGCAGCGGAAATCAACCGGATGATGGACTCCCTCATGGGAATCCTGAGCCACCATACTGGTAAATCTGAGGAAGAGGTGCGGAAGGATTGTGACCGAGACTACTTTATGTCGAGTCCTGCGGCCGTTGAATACGGTCTCATCGACAAGGTCTTGGAACGCGCTCCATAA
- a CDS encoding DUF1549 and DUF1553 domain-containing protein, whose translation MRVIGWGLGCAVLSAGLCLPLSAQTTNQKPSSNYTVDVAPIMKANCLSCHTGKDSSANLDLSKPEVVKAKVNVILQRMRGEGGKPLMPLGFKAVPKEKIAKIEEWANFGAPIGGPKKLHWAYVQPVRPTSKLKSNWIANPIDAFVLEQLNVAKLTPSKPAPKETLLRRVYLDLIGIPPTVKQLDAFLGDTRPDAYERVVDQLLKSPHYGERQARFWLDYARYADSNGYEKDLTRQAFPFRDWVINAYNQNMPFDQFTIEQLAGDMLPNPTLQERIATGFHRNSMFNEEGGVDPAESQFNTIIDRVSTTGTVWLGTTIGCARCHDHKYDPFSQRDFYKSYAIFGNTDYRVEGDYKKTFSELWREPNIKVVTPEVESQRAKLEANVRSAEADLKAAINANSTQFDRWKKELATPSLAEFPLQRSVTAANGTTLNGLPNGFVVASGTNPNQEKYVLDFGEVPAGTTAIQLEVAPINGKGVGRSGSDNFVLTGIEAEVSGLKQNFDTARADFVQEGHSAESTVNGKGSPGWAVYPQGKKAHTLVAKFSKPLPPGDLTIRLKMESVYAGHNLSSFRIGLIKSAFPFVGLASEDSLTNPEVALREFAAGSAEMQAPYQKLQTAKRAISDFESTIPNAMVIAEKPGVKELKAPVHHRGEYLSPGEMVTAGTPTILPQPAPGTKLNRLNYAKWLVSSSNPLTARVQMNRIWAQYFGRGIVATDEDFGLQGSLPTHPRLLDWLATEFMAKKWDMKAMHRLIVTSSTYRQSSASSKRLQERDPENVLFARGPRVRMDAEMIRDNALAASGILNPKVGGPSVMPYQPEGIWGMVYTNENWRVAQNDDRNRRGLYVFIKRTSPYPSFMAFDATPREVCATRRSRTNTPLQALTLLNDRAYLEPASALGVRMATNGVAYGFRSATGRKPSAGELNVLNRALSRFKTKYGSKPELAKALGGNPTTAAYTMLGNVILNLDETITKE comes from the coding sequence ATGCGGGTCATTGGTTGGGGACTTGGATGTGCTGTTCTGAGTGCCGGGCTGTGTCTTCCTCTGAGTGCTCAGACCACTAATCAAAAGCCATCTTCAAATTACACGGTTGACGTAGCTCCCATTATGAAGGCGAACTGCCTAAGCTGCCACACCGGAAAAGACTCGAGCGCGAACCTCGATCTCTCAAAGCCAGAGGTGGTGAAGGCCAAAGTCAATGTTATTCTTCAGCGCATGCGCGGTGAAGGCGGCAAGCCGCTAATGCCCTTGGGTTTCAAGGCAGTACCGAAGGAGAAAATCGCCAAAATAGAAGAGTGGGCCAATTTCGGCGCACCAATCGGAGGACCGAAGAAGCTGCATTGGGCATACGTACAACCGGTTCGCCCCACCTCCAAACTCAAGTCAAATTGGATCGCAAACCCGATTGACGCATTCGTTCTCGAACAGCTTAACGTTGCGAAGTTAACGCCTTCCAAGCCAGCTCCCAAGGAAACCCTTCTCCGGCGGGTCTACCTCGACCTAATTGGGATTCCGCCAACCGTAAAGCAGCTCGACGCTTTCCTCGGCGATACCCGCCCCGACGCTTACGAGCGAGTGGTAGATCAACTGCTGAAAAGCCCTCACTACGGCGAACGACAAGCCCGATTCTGGCTCGATTACGCCCGGTACGCCGACTCAAATGGTTATGAGAAGGACCTAACACGTCAAGCATTCCCGTTCCGAGATTGGGTGATCAATGCGTACAACCAAAATATGCCGTTCGATCAGTTCACCATCGAACAACTGGCGGGAGACATGCTCCCCAATCCCACCTTGCAGGAACGCATCGCAACAGGCTTTCATCGAAATTCGATGTTTAACGAAGAAGGTGGCGTCGACCCTGCCGAGTCACAATTCAACACAATCATTGACCGGGTTTCAACTACTGGCACCGTATGGCTGGGAACCACAATTGGGTGCGCGCGATGCCACGACCACAAGTACGATCCATTTAGCCAACGTGACTTCTACAAGTCGTATGCCATATTCGGAAACACGGATTACCGTGTAGAAGGCGATTATAAGAAGACCTTCTCCGAGCTTTGGCGAGAGCCAAACATCAAAGTCGTCACCCCGGAGGTGGAGAGTCAAAGGGCGAAACTTGAGGCGAACGTTCGATCTGCGGAGGCTGACCTGAAAGCTGCGATCAACGCCAATTCCACTCAGTTTGATCGGTGGAAAAAGGAGCTGGCAACTCCAAGCCTTGCCGAATTCCCACTTCAACGCTCGGTCACCGCTGCAAACGGCACCACTCTAAATGGACTCCCAAATGGCTTTGTCGTCGCTTCCGGCACAAACCCAAATCAGGAGAAATATGTTCTAGACTTTGGTGAGGTCCCAGCTGGCACGACCGCAATCCAGCTCGAGGTTGCTCCGATAAATGGGAAGGGAGTCGGTCGCTCCGGTAGCGACAACTTTGTTCTCACGGGAATTGAAGCTGAAGTGAGCGGATTAAAACAGAATTTTGACACTGCTCGCGCCGACTTCGTACAAGAGGGGCACAGCGCAGAAAGCACTGTCAACGGCAAAGGCTCGCCCGGATGGGCTGTCTATCCTCAGGGGAAAAAGGCCCATACCCTCGTCGCAAAATTTTCCAAACCACTGCCTCCGGGGGACCTAACTATCAGGCTAAAAATGGAGAGCGTTTATGCTGGCCACAACCTCAGCTCTTTCCGAATCGGGCTGATCAAATCGGCGTTTCCATTTGTTGGCCTAGCAAGCGAGGATTCGCTCACAAATCCCGAAGTCGCCCTGCGAGAGTTCGCAGCTGGATCGGCTGAAATGCAGGCACCGTACCAAAAACTGCAAACTGCAAAGCGAGCCATCTCAGACTTTGAATCGACGATCCCAAATGCGATGGTCATTGCGGAGAAGCCGGGGGTCAAGGAGCTTAAAGCACCTGTTCATCATCGCGGGGAGTATCTAAGCCCCGGCGAGATGGTCACAGCTGGTACGCCAACGATTCTTCCTCAACCCGCTCCCGGGACAAAACTGAACCGTTTGAACTATGCCAAGTGGCTCGTTTCATCTTCCAACCCCTTAACCGCAAGGGTTCAGATGAACCGAATCTGGGCGCAGTACTTCGGCAGGGGCATCGTTGCTACGGACGAAGACTTCGGGCTTCAAGGCTCGCTCCCGACTCACCCTCGACTGTTGGACTGGTTGGCGACGGAATTCATGGCAAAGAAGTGGGATATGAAGGCAATGCACCGCCTCATCGTCACGAGTTCCACCTATCGCCAATCCTCGGCCTCAAGTAAGCGGTTGCAGGAAAGGGATCCCGAGAACGTCTTGTTCGCTCGTGGCCCGAGGGTGCGAATGGACGCCGAAATGATCCGTGACAACGCTCTTGCCGCTAGCGGGATTCTCAACCCCAAAGTCGGTGGACCCAGTGTCATGCCATACCAACCCGAAGGAATCTGGGGGATGGTTTACACGAACGAAAACTGGCGAGTGGCTCAAAACGATGACCGAAATCGGCGAGGTTTGTACGTCTTCATTAAGCGTACTTCGCCCTATCCAAGTTTTATGGCGTTCGATGCCACTCCTCGGGAAGTGTGCGCAACCCGGCGTTCGAGGACAAATACCCCATTACAAGCGCTAACGTTGTTGAACGATCGCGCCTATCTCGAACCGGCTAGCGCACTCGGCGTGCGCATGGCGACAAACGGTGTGGCCTACGGATTCCGTTCTGCCACTGGTCGCAAGCCCTCCGCGGGTGAGTTGAATGTCCTCAACCGAGCCCTCAGCCGTTTCAAAACCAAGTATGGTTCGAAACCGGAGCTTGCCAAGGCGCTGGGTGGAAACCCGACCACGGCGGCGTACACGATGCTGGGAAACGTCATCCTGAACCTCGACGAGACGATCACAAAGGAGTAA